Sequence from the Maribacter aquivivus genome:
ACCATACCATGTAGGTACTTTGAAGGTTGAATTCAATAAGTCGTAATACTCGGCTCCCTTAAACTCTTTTGTAGCATAATCTAGAGATATCTTAGGATCAAAACCACCACGTGCTTTCATTAGATTTGCCTGACCTACGCTCATGACCATCTCTGCTTGCTTAGCAATAGGATGATACTTTTTTACATAACCCAAATACTCTCTAAAATTTAGCTGTACAGAATCTGCAGTCTGAGCATTCGCAAAGAACCCAGCCATTAGATATAAAAAGACAACAATTCTCTTCATCGTTATTTTTTTACAGGTTTATCTTGAGCCCCTTGTGGCTGGTAATAATTGGCCGGGAATCCGTTTAGCTGACGCCATAGTTCATACCAAATAGGCACATCTTCTAACAATGCAATTGTATTTGCACCAGAACCTACACGTAAAGCTTCTGGCCATGCTTGATCTTCTTTATCTGGCGACAATAATATTCTATACTTCCCATTCGGGTTTATAAAGGTCTCAATAGCCACTACCTTACCAGCATATGTACCGTAAGATGCATTTGGCCAACCGCTAAATACAATTGCAGGCCAACCATCGAACTGAATCCTAACTGTTTCCCCTAAATGGATCAGTGGTAAATCTATAGGGTCCACAAAAGTTTCTACTGCCATATCATAGTCGGCAGGCATAATACCTACTAACGGAGTACCTTCTTTAAATGTCTCACCAATACCTGCGGTAAGTACTTTGTTGATATAACCGTTTTGAGGCGCCCGAATGTAACGTAGCGCGCTTCGCATTTGGTAATTTGTATAATCATTTTCTAGTTTACTTACCTGCGCCTCAGAATCAAACTGATTAGACATTGCCGTAAACTTATCGCTCTGCGCCTTTGAAATCTTATCGGTATATGAAGCTTGAACACTATTGATCTCTACCTCTGCATTGATGATTTCATTTTTTGCCGCCAACAGCTTATTCTCTTGAGAAAGTAACTTTGCCTGCGTCTCTTGAAGCTTCAACCTTTTTTCTTCAACATCGGTTACCGCCTTTAAGCCTTCACTTTGTAACATGGCTGTACGCTCATATTGGCGCTCTGCTATTTTAATATTGGTTTTAGCCGCTTCAAAATCTATACTATCACTTTGTGCTTTCAATTTTGATTGTAGCAACTTGTTTTTAGCTTGCTCTAACTTTAATCTTCTTTCATTAATAAGTGCGGCAACTTGATTATCTAAAGACTTCACCTTATCACCATATGATGTTACAGAAGAACTTTTAGATTTTAATTGTTGCCCTGTTCTTTCTACTAAATCTGGATCAAAATATTCTGATTTTACTTCAGATATAAAAAGGATAGTATCGCCTTTTTTTACATAATCACCTTCTTTTACATACCACTCTTCTATTCTACCCGGTATTTGAGATTGAATAGTTTGTGGTCTTTGACCAGGTGTTAGTGTAGTTAAAAATCCTCTAGCATTAATTGTTTGCGTCCATGGTAGAAACAATACAACCACACCTACCACTGCAAAAGCGAACAGAAAGCGGTTAAAATGCTTGTAATGCCTTTGGTGATTCACTTTTTGAACGGATTTAAAACGCTCTATAGAAACCTTTTCGTTTAGTTTTTTATGAGATATATTAAGCATCTTTTCCTGCGATTTCGTTAATAATCTGTCCTTTATCCATGGTTATGATTCGTGAACATTTTTTGATCCACTTATCATTTTCACTTACTACAAGTAATGCCCACCCGTTAGATGAATCACTTAAAAAGTTTAAAATTCGATCTGCCTCTTCACTATTAAATTGATCTAATGGATCTTTTAGTATAAGTAATTTGGGTTTACGAACAATACTTCTTGCGAGCACAATCTTTTTAGATACGGTATGCGGAATCTGTTTTCCTTCGGGATATAAAATGGTATTTAAACCTTCTGGTTGCTTCTTTACAAATTCTGTAAGTCCGACTTTATCTAACGCCCAATATACTTGTTCATTGGTGGTATCTTTATCACCGAAAGTGATGTTGTGCAAAATAGTCCCTTCAAAAGGTGATTCTTCTGGTAATGACTGACCAAGATGTGAGCGATAGTAATTTAAATTCATCCCTTTTAAAGAGACTCCGTTTACATATACTCCCCCAGTATCTGGTTCAATAATTCCTGCAATAATACGTAACAAGGTATTTTTACCAGAGCCACTACTACCCCTCAACAAAATGGTGCATGTAGGTGAAATAGTTAAACTTAAATTAGAAATTATCTCTCTTTTTGGATCTGGCACGCTATACGAAATATCGCTTAGCTCTACTGTAAATGCTTGATTTTCTAAGAAGGGTTTTTCACCCTCTTGTGTTTCTAGTTCTTTATCTACTACCTGACCCATTTTCTCTAATGATGTCAATAAATCATAAAATGTCTCTAGCCCAACAATTAATTTTTCTACTGAACTAATCACCAAAAGAATAATAATTTCAGCTGCTACAAATTGCCCAATATTCATTTCTTGATTCAATACCAACAAACCACCAATAAGCAAAAGACCACCAGTAACCAATACCTTAAAACCAATCATCTGTATAAATTGAAGTACGATGACTTTAAAATGACTTTCTCTCGCATTCAAATATTCAACCACTAAGGTGTCATTCTTATCTAATGCGTGAGAAGTTTTACCTGATAATTTGAAACTAACAATTGAACGAGCAATCTCTTGAAGCCAGTGCGCTACTTTATATTTACTCTTAGATTCATCTAAACTGGTATCTAAACCTCGTTGTGCCGTAAACTTAAAAACCACATAGATTAATAGTAGTAACAGCATACCATACACAATGAAGAATGGATGATAAAAAGATAATAGCAATAAGCCGAAAACTATCTGTAATAACGCAGCAGGAAAATCTAATAAAACCTTTGATAAAGATTTCTGAATGGTCAAGGTATCAAAAAACCTATTCGCTAATTCTGGCGGATAGTAATTATGAAGTTCGCTCATCTTAATTTTAGGAAAACGGTAAGCAAATTCAAACGATGCCCTAGTAAATATCTTTTGCTGAACATTTTCTATAATTCTTATCTGCATCAGTTGAAGTATACCCACAAATGCAACACCTAAAGTTACCAATATTACAAGCACCACCCATGATGAGCTTATTTGCGCACCTTGCATTAAATTGATAATCGCCTGTATACCTAATGGTAAGGAAAGGTTTACAACACCAGCGAAAATGGCATAATAAAATACCTGAAACACATCTTTCTTATCAAGCTTTAATAGACCAAGAAAGCGTTGCCAAGCAGTTAGTATATTTTTATTCATCTAAGTTTTTGTTTAGTGTATTAAATACTAGGTGGGTTAAGTATTGTGTTGGTGTTACTGTATCGCTACAATCTGTAAGGGACGGAAAATGTTCTTTTAAAAAATGCTGATGTAATCCGTTTTCAAGAATGGTACTCGCTAAACTGGTAGGGTACTCGTATTCAGAATCTACCTCAGAAATCATCTCAGCCAATCTCCCTACAAGTCTTTTATATATGGAATAAAAACCTTCTTTATTTTCGGTATCAACCTCTTTTGTGGTGTACGATTTTGAATATTCGTTAATGACAATCTTATTCAACAACACTTCATTGATATGCGAAAACGAAGAATCTTCTTTTACCTCTCTTGTTATAATTAAAATGGATTTAAGCAGCTTCTCTTTTGAACTTTTAATACTGTTTGTTGCAAATACAAGTTGATACTCCATCCAACCCCAATACCAAGATGTAAGATATAACAATAGCTTATGCTTATTTTCAAAATAGCGATATATAGAACTTTCATTAGACCCTATTTGTGCACCTAGCTTTTTAAAAGTAAAACTCTCAAAACCAATTTCATTAATCATTTGGATACTAAATTCAATGATCTTTTTGCCGAGACCAGAAGATTCTGGATCTTTTAAATAAAGCTTCTCATTAATTCTAATTTGCACACCTTGTAACAGCCTATCCATAAACCTCTTTAATAATTTGATTGCAAATATAATAGTATTACTATCACATTCTAATAGTTTAACATTTTATATAGATAGTTAAACAATCAATATGATTTGAAAAAATTGAATAACAGTTAACTAATACATCATACAAAGCACATTACATTTATGAGCAATGGCATCGATATCATCTTCAATTTCAATACTTTTGCCTGCAAATAATCTTACTATGGAACCTAACAGATGTGGCTGGTGCAAGGGCGATACGCTTTATGAAACTTATCATGATCAAGAATGGGGCGTTCCTGTTAAAGATGATGAACTTTTATTTGAATTTTTAGTACTAGAAACCTTTCAAGCTGGTTTAAGTTGGATTACCATTCTTAAAAGAAGAGAGAACTTCAGAGTTGCATTTGATCATTTTGATTACAAGAAAATTGCGAAATACCCTGAAACCAAAATTTTGTCTTTGCTACAAGATGAGGGTATTATTAGAAACAAATTAAAAGTTCGCGCTACAGTGACCAATGCTATTGCGTACCTAGAAATTCAAAAAGAGTTTGGTAGTTTCAGTAGCTATATTTGGAATTTTGTAAATAACGAACCTATTACAAATGAAATAGTAAATTATAAAGAGGCTCCAGCAAATACCCCTATTTCTGACACTATCAGTAAAGACTTAAAAAAACGCGGATTCAAATTTGTAGGTAGCACAATTATTTATGCTTTCATGCAGGCCACAGGTATGGTAAATGATCACCAATTAGATTGTTTTAGGTATAATCAAGTATAGCATTAATTACAACTAACATGAAAAATAATCTTATAAAAATTATACTCGTTGCTTGTCTATTTTGTTTTCAGCTGGGTCATTCTCAATACAAATATGAAAGAGAACATCGTATTCTCAAATCTCAATTTCCGGCTATTGCGATTTCTAGCATTGATGAAAGTGTAACAGATTTTAAGCGAATAAAATTCTACAAAGAAACCGATAGCACTAAAATTAACTATGAAGCCAAACTTAAAAAAGACAAGCTTTGGTATGGAATTAAATTTGATGAAGATGGCACTTTAGAAGCTATAGAGATTCTTATAAAAAGTACCGATGTACCAAATGATACCTATGCGAAGATTGAAGAATATTTGAACATTAATTTCACGAAATATAAAATTAAGAAACTAAAACAGCAATATCCTTCAAATAATGAAGCTGTTAAAGATACTTTCAAAAATGCCTTTCAAAATTTAATTTTACCATCTAACAACTATCAAATAGTTGTAGTAGGCAAAACCGATAAAGGTTATATAGACTATGAGATTCTATTTGACGCCGACGGAAATTTCAAAAAAAGTAAAACTTCTCTTCCTCCTAATTATGATCACGTTCTATATTAGAGTCTAGCTCATTTTAATCCTAATCTTCTTTTTAAGTACTTATTACACTCCATCAAAAAATAATACCACGCCGTATTGAGAACGAATAGTTACATTAAACTACAAAGCAAAACCTTTGTTCAGTAGTTTTCTTGAATAGCCTGGCATCTTACTTTAAAAACTTGATGAAATCTTGTCTAGAAATTTCTTGCGCGCCCATACTTTCCAAATGATTGGTATGCAACTGACAATCTATTATGCTATATTCCTTTTCTTGTAGCTCTTGAGCCAGTTTAATAAAAGCAAATTTTGATGCATTAGACGTTAAACTAAACATACTTTCTCCGCAAAAAACATGACCTAAATCAACACCGTACAAGCCACCCACCAAAGTATCGCCCTCCCAAACTTCGTAAGATTTTGCAATGCCTCTTTCATGTAATGCTATGTATGCATTTTTCATTTCATTGGTGATCCATGTACCATCTTGATCTTCACGCGGCACAGATGAACAATACTCTACAACTTCTTTAAAACAGGTGTTTTTAGTTAATCGAAACTGATTGTCACGAATAACTTTTTTCATACTTTTTGATATTTTGATGTGATCAGGATACAGGATCATTCTAGGATCCGGACTCCACCATAAAATAATAGAATCATTATCGAACCAAGGGAAAATTCCGCTTTGGTACGCCAAAAGCAGTCGTTCTGGTGAGAGGTCACCGCCAACTGCCAACAAGCCTTCTACATTGGCGCTATCTACAGGCGGAAAATTAAGTTCATCGGTCAAAAAGTACATGACTATTTGTGGCTTTTTAATTTTTACTCAAAGTAAAAAAAGGTCATAAAACAAAAAAACTTGTTTAACTATTTAAGCTAAACAAGTTTCTTATTATAAAGACATAACGCCTTATAAAATTTTCATTACAATTCTTAGAAAGGAAGATCATCGTGATCCTCTTCATTCAAATTATCTGCAGGCTCAAAAGCCTCCATTGGTGCTACTGGAGGTGCACCACCGGCTGGTGCTCCAGCAGATGCTCCTTCTATACGCCATCCTTGTATAGAGTTAAAGTACTTTACTTGACCTTGAGGGTTTGTCCACTCTCTTCCTCTAAGGTTAATACTCACTTTTACATCTTGCCCTACAGCATAGCTATTCAATAAATCACACTTATCTTGAACAAATTCTACCATGATGTGTTGTGGATATTGCTCATCTGTAGTAACAACTAATTCTCTTTTTCTAAACCCATTAGACCCAAAAGTTTGAGTTTCTCCTACCAATTTTACTTTACCTTCTATTTCCATCTTGAACTCTTTTTACAATAAAGTTCAAAAATACATAAAATGATGCGGTAATAAAACATGGTGCAACGATTACAGCACAACAATTATTCACAATTAGGGTTATCTTTAGTATTAGATAACTATTGGATGAACTTTATTCCTAAAAACAAAATTTCCAACATTTTTCTATTGATAGGCTCTTTCGTAGTTGTGAGTCTAATCTTATGGAATACCAATAGCTTTTTCAAACAATTTAAGGAAGAAGAACGCCTTAAAATGGAAATATGGGCCACGGCTCAATCTGAATTTTTACAATCTTCAGAAACCGTAGATCTAGGTAGCCTTCATTTAAAAGTTTTTCAAAACAATACCTCTACCCCAATGATCCTTATCAATAAAGATAAATCTATTAGGGTAAACAACTTTCCACCAAACAAGTCAAAAGACTCCGTTTACATTCAAAGTCAACTCAGAAAATTTACAAACGAAAACACTCCTATATCCATTGACCAGCAAGGAGAACATTTAGCGACTCTTTATTACGGTAACTCTGATGTTCTGACCAAATTAAAATTTTACCCCATTGCATTGCTCCTTATTATATTCCTGTTTGCAGCGGTGATCTATTTTCTTTTTAAAACCAATAAAGCTTCAGAGCAGAATAAACTATGGGCAGGTATGGCCAAAGAAACCGCACACCAAATAGGCACACCGCTTTCTTCTCTTTTAGGGTGGAACGAACTTTTGAAATCTGAAGATATTAACCCTAGTATAACCAAAGAAATAGAGAAAGATATTGATCGATTACAAACCATAACCGAGCGTTTTTCTAAAATTGGCTCTTTACCCAAACTTGAAGAAAGCGATATTGTAAAAGAAACCCGAGATGCCTTCGATTACTTAAAGAGAAGAAGCTCTAAACTTATTCACTTTTCTTTCAGCACCAAAGTAGACCACCTACCAGTTATGATGAACAGTTCATTATACAACTGGACGATAGAAAACTTGGTTAAAAACGGAATAGATGCTATGAGAGGCAAGGGTAGCATTGCCATAGAAATTGTTCAAGACAACAAATTTGTGAACATTTTAATAGCCGATACCGGGCATGGTATTTCTAAAAGCAACTATAATAGTATCTTTACACCTGGCTTTACCTCAAAAAAGAGAGGTTGGGGCTTAGGACTTTCTTTGGTTAAGAGAATTGTGGAAGAATACCACGACGGAAAAATTAAGGTGTTATCATCTGGAAAAGAAGGAACTATAATGCAAATTTCTTTAAAAGTGTCTCACTAATTATGGCTAAGGAAAAATTAGAAGTTATTAAGGAAGCAAATCTAAGTAATAACTGTCCTGAATGTTTTAATCAAGATTTAAATCTTACTTTCTATCAAAAACATACCTACGGTAGCTTCTTTCATAAAATTACAGGTGAATTAAGTAATAAATTAGTTTGTAATACCTGTCATTCTACAATTTACCCAGTAACCTGGACAGATGATATCGAACGCATGTTCAACTACTATCAAAAAACAGCTATACCTGCTAAAAAATCATCTAAACCAACATTGCTTTTTTATAGCCTTATTTTGGTTCTTATTGCGTTGGTAGCTGGTGCAGTATACTTATTTATTTCTGGAGCTTTTCAATTTTAGAACCGATTGCCCCTGCTAGTTCAACAAACTCTTCATTACTTAATTTTACCTTGTGTTGAAAAGTAGCGTCTTTCATTTCATTTAAAGGTATTAAATGAACATGCACATGTGGCACTTCTAAACCAATAACCGACATACCTACGCGCTTACAATCAACAGTTTCCTCTAATGCCTTACCTACTTTTCTAGAAAAAGACATTAACCCTAAATAGGTTTCTTCATCTAAATCTAAAATTTTATTGACCTCTTTTTTAGGTATACACAATGTATGCCCTTTTGCATTTGGGTTGATATCTAAAAAAGCTAAGAAATTTTCATCTTCGGCTACTTTAAAACATGGAATTTCACCATTTATAATCTTAGTAAATATTGTTGGCATAGTAATTCGTATTTAGTGGTAATAAAAAATCCTACCCTTTATTAAGGATAGGATTAAATATAGTTATATTAAAAATTTAAGATCTTGTAATTTCAAGAATTTCAAATTTAATAGCCCCGCTTGGCACTGCAATCTCTGCCGTGTCACCTACCTTTTTACCTAGCAACCCTTTACCAATTGGTGAATTTACAGAAATTTTCCCTGTTTTTGTATCAGCTTCACTTTCAGCTACTAACTTATAAGACATTTCCATGCCATTATTTTGATTTTTCAATTTCACTGTAGATAGTACTAAAACCTTTGAAGTATCTAATTGAGACTCGTCAATTAAACGTGCATTGGCAACAGTATTCTCCATTTTTGAAATTTTCATTTCTAAAAGACCTTGTGCTTCTTTTGCAGCATCGTACTCAGCATTTTCTGACAAATCACCTTTGTCTCTTGCTTCTCCAATAGCTTGAGACGCCTTTGGACGCTCAATATCTCGTAAATGATTTAGTTCTGCCTTGAGTTTTTTTAACCCTTCGACTGTATAGTATGATATGTTACTCATAACTTCCTCGTTTTATAAATAGACAAATCCTCTGCAATTGCCTGTTAATTCGGCTTTTTAAGCGAGGATTTAACACAAATATACATAATTTTTACGCACATTTGCTGAAGTTTTTTAAAACTAAATTAAAGCATGATGAAGAGATTAAGCATCGTAATTCTATTGATTATTACTGCTTGTAGCAATGACGGCACAAACAGAAATCCGTATTTACAAGAAATAGGTTTTCGTTTTGAAGCTAATTTAAATCTTCCTTCTTACAGTCCTCTTACAAATACAGGCAGTGCTGTTTATATTAATAGTGATCTTGCTGGTACTAGAGGTGTATTTGTAATCAACTCTGGCTTTGATCAATTTAGAGCTTTTGAAGGTAGTTGCCCAAATCATGCTCCAAACGACTGCTCAACCATGTCTTTTAGTGGACAAGTTGCCACTTGTTCATGTGATGATTACGAGTATAGCTTGTTTACTGGTCAATTATTAAATAGACCCGATGATGAAAATCGCTATTATGACATGCTTGAATACCGCGCAAGTTTTAGTGGCGGTAGTGTGGTAATATCCAACTAAACACTATTCTTCTGTTCTATACCTGTCCATAATTTCTTTGAATAATTCGCCCGTACTTGGCGGAGTATACGATATAGCATTTGCCCCAGCATCAATAGCTTGAACTATTGTTTCTTCGGTTTTACCACCAGTGGCAATAATGGCTACATTAGCATCTAAATCTCGTATTCTCTTAATTATTTCGGCGGTTTTACCTGCTCCTGAAACATTAAAAATATCAACTCCTGCGGCTAACCTTCCTTTAAAATCTTCTTTATCAGATACTACCGTAACCGTAACAGGAATATCTATCTTTTCTTTTAGCATTGTAATAAGGCTATTAGGGGTAGGTTTGTTTAAAACTACCCCTAAAGCACCTTGAAATTCTGCATGTATTGCCAATTCTAATGATCGTAAACCGGTTGTTAATCCACCACCTACTCCGCAAAAAATAGGCTTATCCGCAGCTAAAATCAATGCATTAGAAATTACCGGTTGCGGTGTAAATGGGTACACCGCTATAATCGCATTGGCATTCGTATTTCTAATAATCGCCACATCTGTACTGAACAGAAATGACTTTATTGATTGTCCGAAAACACGAATGCCCGAGCATTGCGAAATTACTTCTGGCACCGTTACAATGTTATTTCTTAACCTACTACCAAAAACCGGAATATTGCGCTCCATAACCCTGTATATTAGAGATCTAAATTAGATTATTCTTTTACGCGCCGTACTTTTTAAGTAAATATTTAAGACAAATTTGTAACAGATTACCGCAGAATCTATTCTTAAAAATTTACCGTTGCTCCCAATAAAAAGTTAGTACCAGCTTGTGGATAATAGCCTTGAACTTCAAAAGTATTACCTGGCGTAGACCAACTATCTAAATACGTATAACCATTAGACACA
This genomic interval carries:
- a CDS encoding DNA-3-methyladenine glycosylase I translates to MEPNRCGWCKGDTLYETYHDQEWGVPVKDDELLFEFLVLETFQAGLSWITILKRRENFRVAFDHFDYKKIAKYPETKILSLLQDEGIIRNKLKVRATVTNAIAYLEIQKEFGSFSSYIWNFVNNEPITNEIVNYKEAPANTPISDTISKDLKKRGFKFVGSTIIYAFMQATGMVNDHQLDCFRYNQV
- the greA gene encoding transcription elongation factor GreA codes for the protein MSNISYYTVEGLKKLKAELNHLRDIERPKASQAIGEARDKGDLSENAEYDAAKEAQGLLEMKISKMENTVANARLIDESQLDTSKVLVLSTVKLKNQNNGMEMSYKLVAESEADTKTGKISVNSPIGKGLLGKKVGDTAEIAVPSGAIKFEILEITRS
- a CDS encoding peptidase domain-containing ABC transporter, which translates into the protein MNKNILTAWQRFLGLLKLDKKDVFQVFYYAIFAGVVNLSLPLGIQAIINLMQGAQISSSWVVLVILVTLGVAFVGILQLMQIRIIENVQQKIFTRASFEFAYRFPKIKMSELHNYYPPELANRFFDTLTIQKSLSKVLLDFPAALLQIVFGLLLLSFYHPFFIVYGMLLLLLIYVVFKFTAQRGLDTSLDESKSKYKVAHWLQEIARSIVSFKLSGKTSHALDKNDTLVVEYLNARESHFKVIVLQFIQMIGFKVLVTGGLLLIGGLLVLNQEMNIGQFVAAEIIILLVISSVEKLIVGLETFYDLLTSLEKMGQVVDKELETQEGEKPFLENQAFTVELSDISYSVPDPKREIISNLSLTISPTCTILLRGSSGSGKNTLLRIIAGIIEPDTGGVYVNGVSLKGMNLNYYRSHLGQSLPEESPFEGTILHNITFGDKDTTNEQVYWALDKVGLTEFVKKQPEGLNTILYPEGKQIPHTVSKKIVLARSIVRKPKLLILKDPLDQFNSEEADRILNFLSDSSNGWALLVVSENDKWIKKCSRIITMDKGQIINEIAGKDA
- the aat gene encoding leucyl/phenylalanyl-tRNA--protein transferase; its protein translation is MYFLTDELNFPPVDSANVEGLLAVGGDLSPERLLLAYQSGIFPWFDNDSIILWWSPDPRMILYPDHIKISKSMKKVIRDNQFRLTKNTCFKEVVEYCSSVPREDQDGTWITNEMKNAYIALHERGIAKSYEVWEGDTLVGGLYGVDLGHVFCGESMFSLTSNASKFAFIKLAQELQEKEYSIIDCQLHTNHLESMGAQEISRQDFIKFLK
- a CDS encoding HlyD family secretion protein; the protein is MLNISHKKLNEKVSIERFKSVQKVNHQRHYKHFNRFLFAFAVVGVVVLFLPWTQTINARGFLTTLTPGQRPQTIQSQIPGRIEEWYVKEGDYVKKGDTILFISEVKSEYFDPDLVERTGQQLKSKSSSVTSYGDKVKSLDNQVAALINERRLKLEQAKNKLLQSKLKAQSDSIDFEAAKTNIKIAERQYERTAMLQSEGLKAVTDVEEKRLKLQETQAKLLSQENKLLAAKNEIINAEVEINSVQASYTDKISKAQSDKFTAMSNQFDSEAQVSKLENDYTNYQMRSALRYIRAPQNGYINKVLTAGIGETFKEGTPLVGIMPADYDMAVETFVDPIDLPLIHLGETVRIQFDGWPAIVFSGWPNASYGTYAGKVVAIETFINPNGKYRILLSPDKEDQAWPEALRVGSGANTIALLEDVPIWYELWRQLNGFPANYYQPQGAQDKPVKK
- a CDS encoding beta/alpha barrel domain-containing protein; translated protein: MERNIPVFGSRLRNNIVTVPEVISQCSGIRVFGQSIKSFLFSTDVAIIRNTNANAIIAVYPFTPQPVISNALILAADKPIFCGVGGGLTTGLRSLELAIHAEFQGALGVVLNKPTPNSLITMLKEKIDIPVTVTVVSDKEDFKGRLAAGVDIFNVSGAGKTAEIIKRIRDLDANVAIIATGGKTEETIVQAIDAGANAISYTPPSTGELFKEIMDRYRTEE
- a CDS encoding sensor histidine kinase; translation: MNFIPKNKISNIFLLIGSFVVVSLILWNTNSFFKQFKEEERLKMEIWATAQSEFLQSSETVDLGSLHLKVFQNNTSTPMILINKDKSIRVNNFPPNKSKDSVYIQSQLRKFTNENTPISIDQQGEHLATLYYGNSDVLTKLKFYPIALLLIIFLFAAVIYFLFKTNKASEQNKLWAGMAKETAHQIGTPLSSLLGWNELLKSEDINPSITKEIEKDIDRLQTITERFSKIGSLPKLEESDIVKETRDAFDYLKRRSSKLIHFSFSTKVDHLPVMMNSSLYNWTIENLVKNGIDAMRGKGSIAIEIVQDNKFVNILIADTGHGISKSNYNSIFTPGFTSKKRGWGLGLSLVKRIVEEYHDGKIKVLSSGKEGTIMQISLKVSH
- a CDS encoding Rieske (2Fe-2S) protein → MMKRLSIVILLIITACSNDGTNRNPYLQEIGFRFEANLNLPSYSPLTNTGSAVYINSDLAGTRGVFVINSGFDQFRAFEGSCPNHAPNDCSTMSFSGQVATCSCDDYEYSLFTGQLLNRPDDENRYYDMLEYRASFSGGSVVISN
- a CDS encoding TetR/AcrR family transcriptional regulator, whose product is MDRLLQGVQIRINEKLYLKDPESSGLGKKIIEFSIQMINEIGFESFTFKKLGAQIGSNESSIYRYFENKHKLLLYLTSWYWGWMEYQLVFATNSIKSSKEKLLKSILIITREVKEDSSFSHINEVLLNKIVINEYSKSYTTKEVDTENKEGFYSIYKRLVGRLAEMISEVDSEYEYPTSLASTILENGLHQHFLKEHFPSLTDCSDTVTPTQYLTHLVFNTLNKNLDE
- a CDS encoding DUF3127 domain-containing protein encodes the protein MEIEGKVKLVGETQTFGSNGFRKRELVVTTDEQYPQHIMVEFVQDKCDLLNSYAVGQDVKVSINLRGREWTNPQGQVKYFNSIQGWRIEGASAGAPAGGAPPVAPMEAFEPADNLNEEDHDDLPF
- a CDS encoding HIT family protein, with product MPTIFTKIINGEIPCFKVAEDENFLAFLDINPNAKGHTLCIPKKEVNKILDLDEETYLGLMSFSRKVGKALEETVDCKRVGMSVIGLEVPHVHVHLIPLNEMKDATFQHKVKLSNEEFVELAGAIGSKIEKLQK